A genomic segment from Roseibium algicola encodes:
- a CDS encoding GlxA family transcriptional regulator has translation MSRTTDVTFLLLEDFSHIAFACAVEPLRIANLLQGEEIYRWRLASPDGRRAVCSNGTVTLVDQGLGPLPTRSSLFLISGQNVGDRAAPEVLSFLRRERARGTQIGAICSGAYILAKAGLLNDRRAAIHWSFHDSFEETFPDVQLCKNVFVTDEAFVTASGGTAATDMMLHLIGEAHGTDLAVAIADMMVYSGVRPANAAQQISLQARHGIRNPHIAEAIRLLNESAPYYLPTSEIARKIGISTRQLERLFQKHLKVSPKRFAIDQKLTRARNLLLQTERSVSEIALACGYESASHFIRTYQNRFGVTPHNQRLCSTGTQAAFQRA, from the coding sequence ATGTCCCGAACCACTGACGTCACCTTCCTGTTGCTTGAAGATTTTTCGCATATCGCCTTCGCTTGCGCGGTGGAGCCGCTGCGTATCGCCAACCTGCTTCAGGGAGAGGAAATCTACCGGTGGCGACTGGCTTCACCCGATGGTCGAAGGGCGGTCTGCTCCAACGGAACCGTGACGCTGGTGGATCAGGGCCTCGGTCCGTTGCCCACGCGCTCCAGCCTGTTCCTGATCTCCGGTCAGAATGTCGGCGACCGGGCGGCGCCGGAGGTGCTGAGCTTCCTGCGGCGCGAGCGTGCCCGGGGCACCCAGATCGGTGCGATCTGTTCGGGCGCCTATATTCTTGCCAAGGCTGGCCTGTTGAACGACCGCCGCGCAGCCATTCACTGGTCGTTCCACGACAGTTTCGAGGAAACCTTTCCGGACGTGCAGTTGTGCAAGAATGTCTTCGTCACGGACGAGGCCTTCGTCACCGCATCCGGCGGCACCGCGGCGACCGACATGATGCTGCACCTGATCGGCGAAGCCCACGGTACGGACCTGGCGGTCGCGATTGCGGACATGATGGTCTATTCCGGTGTTCGGCCTGCCAACGCGGCCCAGCAGATTTCGCTACAGGCGCGGCACGGAATCCGGAACCCGCATATTGCCGAGGCAATTCGTCTGTTGAACGAAAGCGCACCCTATTACCTGCCGACATCCGAGATCGCCCGGAAGATCGGCATTTCCACCCGGCAGCTTGAGCGGTTGTTCCAGAAACACCTGAAGGTGTCGCCGAAACGATTTGCCATAGACCAGAAGCTCACGCGTGCCCGCAATCTTCTGCTGCAGACCGAACGGTCCGTGTCTGAGATCGCCCTGGCCTGCGGCTACGAATCCGCTTCGCATTTCATCCGCACCTATCAAAACAGGTTCGGCGTGACACCGCACAATCAGCGTCTTTGCTCCACGGGTACACAGGCTGCGTTTCAAAGGGCATGA
- a CDS encoding MBL fold metallo-hydrolase yields the protein MFANSAFVSAPERLVVRSGGRHPLRFKVRYGVHQHPTAGLVLIDTGYGPRVTEGSGRSLPLRIYASLLRPTLIEEHQPTRVLDRLGASTADVAAIVLTHFHADHVAALHLFPKARIYAKAAVHARIEARSRFSNLRHGVFNELLPQDLSSRIVDIDKLSVKPAPNGLGEGADLFGDGETLAVNLPGHAEGHFGICFAAQPVPLLYAVDTQWCTAALDPGKAPGLPAALVASDRRALAASSRRVAAFREQCGDVLLCHDPSDSPYDLPEVPQ from the coding sequence GTGTTTGCAAACAGCGCTTTTGTTTCCGCGCCTGAGCGGTTGGTGGTCCGTAGTGGTGGGCGTCACCCGCTTCGCTTCAAGGTACGCTACGGGGTTCACCAGCACCCGACCGCCGGACTGGTGCTGATCGATACAGGTTACGGTCCCCGGGTCACGGAAGGTTCTGGGCGCAGTCTGCCGCTTCGGATCTATGCCAGTCTGCTCCGGCCGACGCTGATCGAAGAGCATCAGCCCACCCGTGTGCTTGATCGCCTGGGCGCAAGCACAGCAGATGTTGCAGCCATCGTGCTGACCCATTTTCACGCCGATCATGTTGCCGCGCTTCACCTATTCCCGAAGGCGAGGATCTATGCGAAGGCAGCAGTGCACGCTCGTATCGAGGCGCGCTCAAGGTTTTCCAATCTGCGCCACGGCGTCTTTAACGAGTTGCTGCCGCAGGATCTCTCCAGCCGGATCGTCGATATCGATAAACTCTCGGTCAAGCCCGCTCCCAATGGACTTGGCGAAGGGGCTGATCTCTTTGGGGATGGCGAGACGCTGGCCGTCAATCTGCCCGGTCATGCGGAAGGCCATTTCGGCATTTGCTTTGCCGCACAGCCGGTGCCATTGCTTTATGCGGTCGATACCCAGTGGTGTACAGCAGCGCTTGATCCCGGCAAGGCCCCCGGACTGCCCGCGGCTCTTGTCGCTTCGGATCGCCGGGCACTTGCCGCAAGCAGCCGCCGGGTTGCCGCCTTCCGGGAGCAGTGCGGCGATGTTCTGCTGTGCCACGATCCGTCCGACAGTCCATACGATTTGCCGGAGGTCCCGCAATGA
- a CDS encoding 3-oxoacyl-ACP synthase III family protein: protein MPAKSVTSETLDLQLGFPAGHLQKLSGVSSRFVAAEESQIDLAVAACQAALEKAGQTPRDVDLVLGACGIPYQTLPATAPLVMQRLGFADGTAAAYDVNATCLSFLTAFELAANKLALGQATSVLVFAADIASRALPWEDQPDVAALFGDGAAAAVLTTGADDGPGIAASLLRTYHSAYAACEIGAGGTRFDFHKDREAFARHAVFHMDGKDLFRVTHKHFPQFVDQLLSKAGWARQDIDLVVPHQASPLALEHMIRETGMERSRVVDIGCTHGNQIAASLPTALDIAWRQGRIEPGMRVLLLGTSAGVTFGGMALEV from the coding sequence TTGCCTGCAAAGTCCGTCACCTCGGAAACCCTCGATCTTCAGCTGGGCTTTCCTGCCGGACATCTTCAAAAACTGTCCGGCGTTTCAAGCCGGTTTGTCGCAGCAGAGGAAAGCCAGATAGATCTGGCGGTTGCGGCTTGCCAAGCCGCGCTTGAAAAGGCAGGCCAAACGCCTCGGGACGTCGACCTCGTCCTCGGTGCGTGCGGAATTCCCTACCAGACCCTGCCGGCAACCGCGCCGCTGGTGATGCAGAGACTGGGTTTTGCCGATGGCACGGCGGCGGCCTACGACGTCAATGCGACTTGTCTTTCCTTCCTGACCGCTTTCGAGCTTGCCGCCAACAAACTTGCGCTGGGGCAAGCAACGTCGGTGCTGGTGTTTGCTGCGGACATCGCCTCGCGCGCACTGCCCTGGGAAGACCAGCCCGATGTTGCCGCCCTGTTCGGCGACGGAGCGGCTGCAGCAGTCCTGACGACAGGAGCCGATGATGGCCCGGGCATTGCGGCCTCGCTGCTGCGAACCTACCACTCCGCCTACGCCGCATGCGAGATCGGGGCCGGAGGCACTCGGTTCGATTTTCACAAGGACCGCGAGGCCTTCGCCCGGCATGCCGTGTTTCACATGGACGGCAAGGACCTCTTCCGTGTCACGCACAAGCACTTTCCGCAGTTCGTCGACCAGTTGCTGTCGAAAGCCGGATGGGCCCGGCAGGATATCGACCTCGTCGTTCCCCACCAGGCAAGCCCGCTCGCGCTGGAGCACATGATCCGGGAAACCGGCATGGAGCGCAGCCGGGTGGTCGACATCGGCTGCACCCACGGCAACCAGATTGCAGCATCGCTGCCAACCGCGCTCGACATTGCCTGGCGCCAGGGCCGGATCGAACCCGGCATGCGCGTGCTGTTGCTCGGGACATCGGCCGGTGTGACCTTCGGCGGCATGGCCCTTGAGGTTTGA
- a CDS encoding GntR family transcriptional regulator, translated as MPPVRGTAKSNAYEDLKRAILTLERKPGSPLEETDLCDLYGLSRTPLREVLQQLAGEGYVTLQLNRGARVSDMTHYTLRDFFLAAPLIYSAVLRLAAQNATPAQIEELRQAQKEFRAAMASGDVIERALTNDRFHRITGHMAGNSYLLASLDRLLIDHTRIGMTFFRPKSGAKEDRLELAGRQHDEMIEAIEQGDDNRAAELALEHWALSRDQIELFVMPEGLEAPLGIPPKLKSA; from the coding sequence ATGCCCCCTGTACGCGGCACGGCAAAGTCGAATGCCTATGAGGATCTGAAACGTGCGATCTTGACGTTGGAGCGCAAGCCCGGCAGCCCGCTGGAAGAAACCGATCTGTGTGATCTCTACGGCCTCTCCCGGACCCCTTTGCGCGAGGTGCTGCAGCAGCTGGCGGGTGAAGGCTATGTCACGCTGCAGCTCAATCGGGGTGCGCGCGTTTCCGACATGACCCACTACACGCTGCGGGACTTCTTCCTTGCCGCACCGCTGATCTACAGCGCCGTGCTTCGGCTCGCCGCGCAGAACGCGACGCCGGCACAGATCGAGGAACTGCGTCAGGCTCAGAAAGAATTCCGGGCCGCCATGGCAAGTGGCGACGTGATTGAACGGGCACTCACCAACGACCGTTTCCACCGCATCACCGGCCACATGGCGGGCAACAGCTACCTGCTGGCGAGCCTTGACCGGTTGCTGATCGACCATACCCGGATCGGCATGACCTTCTTCCGCCCCAAGTCCGGTGCGAAGGAAGATCGCCTCGAGCTGGCCGGCCGCCAGCATGACGAGATGATCGAGGCGATCGAGCAGGGCGACGACAACCGCGCCGCGGAACTGGCGCTGGAGCACTGGGCTCTCTCGCGTGACCAGATCGAACTGTTTGTCATGCCTGAAGGCCTGGAAGCTCCGCTCGGCATCCCACCCAAACTCAAATCCGCATGA
- a CDS encoding dihydrodipicolinate synthase family protein has translation MKFEGIYTPVVTPYDGEGNVVWDALAAVVDHLVDSGVHGLISGGSTGENYAQTVEERLELARFTAQRLAGRLPLIVGTGTMRTPDSIALAEGAAEIGADAILVATPPYSVPTERENALNVLTIDRAADLPIMLYNYPGRMGVNMGEEFLDRVGRSRNVCAIKESSGDINRVHLLARDYPHIQMSCGMDDQALEFFAWGARSWVCAGSNFLPEEHVALYRACAVEGDFSKGRRIMSAMMPLMRVLEQGGKFIQCVKHGVEMSGLYAGPPRPPLKALNKDDKRQLDQVVRVLKSTIQDITAGE, from the coding sequence ATGAAGTTCGAAGGCATCTACACGCCCGTGGTCACGCCCTATGACGGCGAAGGCAACGTGGTCTGGGATGCCCTGGCCGCTGTTGTCGACCATCTTGTCGACAGTGGTGTGCACGGCCTGATTTCCGGTGGATCAACGGGCGAAAACTATGCCCAGACCGTTGAGGAACGTCTCGAACTGGCGCGCTTTACCGCGCAAAGACTTGCAGGCCGCCTGCCGCTGATCGTGGGAACGGGAACCATGAGGACACCGGATTCCATCGCGCTTGCGGAAGGTGCCGCGGAGATCGGTGCAGATGCCATTCTGGTGGCAACTCCGCCCTATTCGGTGCCGACGGAGCGGGAAAACGCGCTCAATGTCCTGACCATCGACCGGGCCGCCGATCTTCCGATCATGCTCTATAACTATCCAGGACGGATGGGGGTGAACATGGGCGAGGAATTCCTCGACCGGGTTGGCCGTTCGCGCAATGTCTGCGCCATCAAGGAAAGCTCTGGCGACATCAACCGCGTCCACCTTCTGGCACGCGACTACCCGCACATCCAGATGTCCTGCGGCATGGACGATCAGGCGCTGGAATTCTTCGCCTGGGGGGCACGCAGCTGGGTGTGCGCCGGCTCGAATTTCCTGCCCGAAGAACATGTTGCCCTTTACCGGGCCTGCGCCGTCGAAGGGGATTTCAGCAAGGGGCGGCGGATCATGTCGGCAATGATGCCGCTGATGCGCGTGCTGGAACAGGGCGGCAAGTTCATTCAATGCGTCAAGCACGGGGTGGAAATGAGCGGGCTCTATGCCGGTCCGCCGCGCCCGCCGTTGAAGGCGCTCAACAAGGACGACAAGCGCCAGCTCGACCAGGTCGTCCGGGTTCTGAAATCCACCATTCAAGACATCACGGCGGGAGAATGA
- a CDS encoding NAD-dependent epimerase/dehydratase family protein codes for MGRLLITGATGFLGGALIRHLRAKGSNPIALGRSELQCQHLEAEGFDVVRMDLSNPCDKDQIAPLGPVDAIVHCAALSAPWGPRSAFVAANVTGTKHLLDLAEKLGVRRFVNISSPTVYFEMKDKENVREDALLPPPINAYAATKAEAERLVLTRADLGPINLRPRGLYGAGDTTLLPRLLAAAQKRPLPVFRNGAASIDLTHVDDLLSAVETALEASPECEGETFNISGGEPLPVRFIVERVCAAKGIPVRWQNRSLAPAVLVARLLETASLLVPGAGEPLATPYTLGLFAFRQSLDISKVERLLGWRPQIDFESGLAKTLVEGNAR; via the coding sequence ATGGGGCGCTTGCTGATCACTGGAGCAACGGGATTTCTGGGCGGAGCCCTGATCCGTCATTTGCGCGCCAAAGGCTCCAACCCGATCGCTCTCGGCCGCAGCGAGTTGCAGTGTCAGCACCTTGAGGCCGAGGGCTTCGACGTCGTTCGCATGGATCTTTCCAACCCCTGCGACAAGGATCAGATCGCGCCTCTTGGTCCGGTCGACGCCATAGTGCATTGCGCGGCGCTCTCCGCGCCCTGGGGACCACGAAGCGCCTTCGTGGCGGCGAATGTCACCGGGACAAAACACCTGCTTGATCTCGCGGAAAAGCTTGGCGTGCGGCGGTTCGTCAACATTTCCTCGCCCACCGTCTATTTCGAGATGAAGGACAAGGAGAACGTGCGGGAAGATGCGCTGTTGCCGCCGCCCATCAACGCTTATGCGGCGACAAAGGCCGAGGCCGAACGGCTGGTGCTGACCCGCGCCGACCTTGGCCCGATCAACCTGCGTCCACGCGGCCTTTATGGTGCGGGGGACACGACACTTCTGCCCCGTTTGCTCGCCGCAGCCCAGAAGCGGCCCTTGCCGGTTTTCCGGAATGGAGCTGCCTCCATCGACCTGACCCATGTTGATGATCTGCTCTCAGCCGTCGAGACGGCCCTTGAAGCCTCTCCGGAATGCGAAGGCGAGACGTTCAACATTTCCGGAGGCGAACCTTTGCCGGTGCGTTTCATTGTCGAGCGTGTCTGTGCCGCCAAGGGCATTCCGGTTCGCTGGCAGAACCGCTCTCTGGCCCCGGCTGTCCTGGTGGCCAGGCTTCTGGAGACGGCAAGTCTGCTTGTGCCTGGCGCCGGCGAACCTCTGGCGACACCCTATACGCTCGGCCTCTTCGCCTTCCGGCAGAGCCTCGACATTTCCAAGGTGGAGCGGTTGCTGGGCTGGCGACCGCAGATCGACTTCGAAAGCGGTCTTGCAAAAACACTTGTCGAAGGGAACGCCCGTTGA